A DNA window from Roseovarius sp. Pro17 contains the following coding sequences:
- the glmU gene encoding bifunctional UDP-N-acetylglucosamine diphosphorylase/glucosamine-1-phosphate N-acetyltransferase GlmU — translation MSTALIVLAAGKGTRMKSEMPKVLHPIAGAPMLIHALRAGAALEPQRIVVITGHGAEAVEAAAIDHDPDIQTARQEQQLGTAHAVAQARSALAGHEGNALILYGDTPFIQAETLERMIDARRDHDMVVLGFEAADPGRYGRLVMNGSALERIVEFKDASDQERAITFCNSGVIAADSHVLFDLIDAVGNDNASGEYYLTDIISIARERGLTATAIACDEAETLGVNSREELAAAEMLFQARARAEAFEDGVTFYAPDSVYFSFDTVIGRDALLEQNIVFGPGVTVESGAHIRAFSHLEGCHVARGAIVGPYARLRPGTELAEDVRVGNFVELKNAVLDTGAKVNHLSYIGDAHLGAASNVGAGTVTCNYDGVMKHHTEIGAHAFIGSSTMLVAPVSIGDHAMTASGSVITQDVPEGALALARSRQVNRPGLARKLFEMLKQTRDKREKGAV, via the coding sequence ATGAGCACTGCCCTCATCGTCCTTGCCGCCGGTAAGGGCACGCGCATGAAATCGGAAATGCCTAAGGTTCTGCACCCCATAGCGGGCGCGCCGATGCTGATCCACGCCCTGCGCGCCGGCGCCGCGCTGGAGCCGCAGCGCATCGTGGTCATCACCGGCCACGGCGCTGAGGCGGTCGAGGCGGCGGCAATAGACCATGACCCCGATATCCAAACCGCCCGGCAGGAGCAGCAACTGGGCACTGCCCATGCTGTCGCGCAAGCACGCAGCGCATTAGCGGGCCATGAGGGCAACGCGCTGATCCTCTATGGCGACACACCCTTTATTCAGGCCGAAACGCTAGAGCGGATGATTGACGCGCGGCGCGACCATGACATGGTCGTGCTGGGATTCGAGGCCGCCGATCCGGGCCGCTATGGGCGTCTGGTAATGAACGGTTCCGCGCTGGAACGAATCGTCGAATTCAAGGACGCGTCAGATCAAGAGCGCGCCATAACATTCTGTAATTCTGGAGTTATTGCGGCGGATAGCCATGTTCTTTTCGACCTGATCGACGCGGTCGGCAACGACAATGCCTCTGGCGAGTATTACCTAACCGACATCATCAGCATCGCCCGCGAACGGGGCCTCACCGCTACCGCCATCGCCTGCGATGAGGCCGAGACGCTGGGCGTCAATTCGCGTGAGGAACTCGCCGCCGCCGAGATGCTGTTTCAGGCCCGCGCCCGCGCCGAGGCGTTCGAGGACGGCGTAACCTTTTATGCCCCCGATAGCGTCTATTTCTCATTCGACACCGTCATCGGACGCGATGCGCTGCTCGAACAGAACATCGTCTTTGGCCCCGGCGTCACGGTGGAAAGTGGCGCGCATATACGCGCTTTCAGCCACCTTGAGGGATGCCATGTCGCGCGCGGCGCCATTGTGGGCCCTTACGCCCGCCTGCGCCCCGGCACCGAATTGGCCGAAGATGTGCGCGTCGGCAATTTCGTTGAGTTGAAGAACGCTGTGCTGGATACCGGCGCCAAAGTGAACCACCTCAGCTACATAGGCGACGCGCATCTGGGCGCAGCTAGTAATGTCGGTGCGGGGACGGTCACGTGCAACTATGACGGTGTGATGAAGCATCACACAGAGATCGGCGCGCACGCCTTCATCGGATCCAGCACGATGCTGGTAGCGCCGGTCAGCATCGGCGATCACGCGATGACGGCGTCAGGCTCGGTCATCACGCAGGATGTGCCTGAGGGGGCGTTGGCACTTGCGCGTTCGCGGCAGGTGAATAGGCCAGGCCTCGCACGCAAATTGTTCGAAATGTTAAAGCAAACCAGAGATAAACGCGAAAAAGGGGCAGTATAA
- the glmS gene encoding glutamine--fructose-6-phosphate transaminase (isomerizing) yields the protein MCGIVGMLGQHEVAPTLVEALKRLEYRGYDSAGIATINDGVLDRRRAIGKLVNLSDLLVHEPLAGKSGIGHTRWATHGAPTLTNTHPHRAGRVAVVHNGIIENYRELRAYLAKVGIAYQTETDTETVALLAQHYLDEGATPEEAARCTVARLEGAYALAFLFDGEPDLMIAARKGSPLAIGHGEGEVYIGSDAIALAPMTDRVTYLEEGDCAVLTRSSIKITDAAGQAVQREARTIRIDAARIDKAGHKHFMSKEIAEQPTVVSETLAAYIAPDASDINLPGEGIDFKSIRRITMASCGTAYYACLTAKYWFEQLAGIPVEVDFASEFRYREPPITEGTAALFVSQSGETADTLAALRYCAGKAQTILSVTNVPESSIARESDLNMPIYAGAEIGVASTKAFTCQLTVLLLLALKAAHARGRLSDEGLKVKLAALRGLPATLNQAMGVEEAVRAVSLRLAKARDVLFLGRGRMFPMALEGALKLKEISYIHAEAYAAGELKHGPIALVDEKMPVVVMAPRDALFDKTVSNMQEVMARGGKVILITDHAGAEAASDGVWQTIVMPDIDDDLAPILYALPVQFLAYHTAVAKGTDVDQPRNLAKSVTVE from the coding sequence ATGTGCGGTATTGTAGGGATGCTCGGCCAGCACGAAGTCGCTCCGACGCTGGTCGAAGCGCTAAAGCGTTTGGAATATCGCGGCTATGACAGCGCCGGAATCGCGACGATCAACGATGGCGTGCTGGACCGCCGCCGCGCCATCGGCAAGCTGGTGAACCTCAGCGATTTGCTGGTGCACGAACCGCTGGCAGGCAAGTCGGGCATCGGCCATACCCGCTGGGCCACGCATGGCGCACCGACTCTGACCAACACGCACCCGCATCGCGCGGGCCGCGTTGCCGTCGTGCATAACGGCATCATCGAAAACTACCGCGAACTGCGCGCCTATCTGGCCAAGGTCGGTATCGCCTACCAGACCGAAACCGACACCGAAACCGTCGCCCTGCTTGCGCAGCATTATCTAGACGAGGGCGCGACACCGGAAGAGGCGGCGCGCTGCACGGTCGCGCGGCTGGAGGGGGCATATGCCCTCGCATTCCTCTTTGACGGCGAGCCGGATTTGATGATCGCGGCACGCAAGGGCAGCCCACTGGCCATTGGCCATGGCGAGGGCGAGGTCTATATCGGCTCGGACGCGATCGCGCTGGCACCGATGACAGACCGCGTCACCTATCTGGAAGAGGGCGATTGCGCGGTTCTGACGCGCAGCTCGATCAAGATTACGGACGCAGCAGGTCAGGCCGTCCAGCGCGAGGCGCGCACAATCCGCATAGACGCGGCGCGCATCGACAAGGCCGGGCACAAACATTTCATGTCCAAGGAAATCGCCGAGCAGCCCACAGTCGTCAGTGAAACGCTGGCCGCATACATCGCACCCGATGCCAGCGACATCAACCTTCCCGGAGAAGGTATTGATTTTAAATCCATAAGAAGGATCACGATGGCGTCGTGCGGCACCGCTTATTACGCTTGCCTGACCGCCAAATACTGGTTTGAGCAATTGGCTGGCATACCGGTCGAGGTCGATTTCGCCTCCGAGTTCCGCTACCGCGAGCCGCCAATCACCGAAGGGACGGCCGCACTTTTCGTCAGCCAGTCAGGCGAAACGGCAGACACGTTGGCCGCGCTGCGCTACTGCGCGGGCAAGGCGCAGACGATCCTCTCCGTGACCAACGTGCCCGAAAGTTCGATCGCACGCGAAAGCGATCTGAATATGCCCATTTACGCGGGCGCCGAGATCGGCGTGGCATCGACCAAGGCATTCACCTGCCAGTTGACCGTGCTGCTGCTATTGGCGCTCAAGGCAGCCCATGCACGCGGACGTCTCAGCGACGAAGGGCTCAAGGTCAAACTTGCCGCGCTGCGCGGCCTGCCCGCAACGCTCAATCAGGCGATGGGTGTCGAAGAGGCCGTGCGTGCGGTATCGCTGCGCCTCGCAAAAGCGCGCGACGTGCTGTTTCTGGGGCGCGGGCGGATGTTTCCGATGGCTTTGGAAGGCGCTCTTAAACTAAAGGAAATCAGCTATATACACGCCGAAGCTTATGCGGCCGGCGAGCTGAAACATGGCCCGATCGCGCTGGTCGACGAAAAGATGCCGGTGGTGGTAATGGCCCCGCGCGATGCCCTCTTCGACAAGACGGTGTCGAACATGCAAGAGGTGATGGCTCGCGGCGGTAAGGTGATTCTGATCACCGATCACGCGGGCGCCGAGGCGGCGTCGGACGGCGTATGGCAGACCATCGTCATGCCCGATATCGACGACGATCTCGCGCCGATCCTCTATGCGTTGCCGGTGCAATTCCTCGCCTATCACACTGCCGTCGCCAAGGGCACGGATGTGGATCAGCCGCGCAATCTGGCCAAGTCGGTTACTGTCGAATAA
- the moaA gene encoding GTP 3',8-cyclase MoaA yields the protein MNMPLIDPFQRAIDYLRVSVTDRCDFRCVYCMSENMTFLPKKELLTLEELDRMCSTFIGMGVRKLRITGGEPLVRRGIMSFFASMSRHLDSGALAELTLTTNGSQLERFADDLYAAGVRRVNVSLDTADEQKFADITRWGRLPQVLRGIDAAQNAGLRVKINAVALKGFNESELFSLTEWCASRDMDLTWIEVMPMGDIGNEDRLGQYWPLKDLRARLAERYTVTDLPERTGGPARYVRLEETGQKIGFITPLTHNFCESCNRVRLTCTGELYMCLGQEDMADLRPPLRNHPQDIAPLEEAIRAAIARKPKGHDFDYSRQSVDGKMPRHMSHTGG from the coding sequence ATGAATATGCCCCTTATAGATCCCTTCCAGCGCGCTATTGACTATCTGCGCGTCTCGGTCACCGACCGCTGCGATTTTCGCTGCGTTTATTGCATGTCTGAAAACATGACGTTCCTACCCAAAAAGGAGCTTCTGACGCTGGAAGAGCTGGACCGTATGTGCTCCACCTTTATCGGCATGGGCGTGCGCAAGCTGCGCATCACCGGCGGAGAGCCTTTGGTGCGGCGCGGAATCATGTCGTTTTTCGCCTCGATGAGCCGCCATCTGGACAGCGGCGCACTGGCCGAACTGACCCTGACGACCAACGGATCGCAATTAGAGCGGTTCGCCGATGACCTTTACGCCGCTGGCGTGCGGCGCGTGAACGTGTCGCTGGACACCGCCGACGAGCAGAAATTCGCGGATATCACCCGCTGGGGCCGCTTGCCTCAGGTGCTACGTGGTATCGACGCGGCGCAGAACGCGGGCCTGAGGGTCAAGATCAATGCCGTGGCGCTGAAGGGATTCAACGAGAGTGAGTTGTTCAGCCTGACGGAATGGTGCGCCAGCCGCGACATGGACCTGACCTGGATTGAGGTGATGCCGATGGGCGATATCGGCAACGAGGATCGCTTGGGGCAATACTGGCCGCTCAAAGACCTGCGCGCACGTTTGGCCGAGCGCTATACCGTCACCGACCTCCCCGAGCGCACAGGCGGCCCCGCGCGCTATGTGAGATTGGAGGAGACGGGCCAGAAGATCGGCTTTATCACGCCGCTCACGCATAATTTCTGCGAAAGCTGTAATCGCGTGCGCCTGACCTGCACCGGAGAACTTTATATGTGCCTCGGCCAAGAGGATATGGCCGATCTGCGCCCGCCGCTGCGCAATCATCCTCAGGATATTGCCCCACTGGAAGAAGCTATTCGCGCCGCCATCGCGCGCAAGCCAAAGGGCCATGATTTCGATTATTCCCGCCAGAGCGTGGACGGAAAAATGCCCCGCCACATGAGCCACACGGGCGGCTAG
- a CDS encoding 3-deoxy-D-manno-octulosonic acid transferase, producing MPHQPGRPTPLVRAYALASRALAPLAMRRVRRKLAAQGVTSERMGERMGRATLPRPDGPLVWFHAASVGESLSILRLIQHLGEAHPGLNFLITSGTATSAQIVAARMPSRCRHQFSPLDSPAAVARFLDHWRPDAGIFVESELWPNMLRGAAARDIPLALLNARISDRSARGWARIASTARYLLGHFKTVHCQDTRTADHLRTLGCEQAAMGANLKAMAGPLPHDAAALDALNAQIGARPVWAMASTHPGEDEVALTAHRALLAKHPKTLLILIPRHPERADTIARMIAQSGLSHTRRSVGEDIGPDQIYLADTLGEMGLWYRLAPIVCLGGSFVPVGGHNPYEPAHSGAAVLHGPLYANFAQAYAQMDAAGAARQVPGADALGTALLALIEEPDDLDAMQANAARFAAAQDDRLADLATDLCAALKLG from the coding sequence ATGCCCCACCAGCCCGGCCGACCAACGCCCTTGGTGCGCGCCTATGCGCTGGCCTCAAGGGCGCTGGCACCGCTGGCCATGCGGCGCGTGCGACGCAAGCTGGCGGCGCAGGGCGTGACATCAGAGCGCATGGGCGAGCGTATGGGCCGCGCAACGCTGCCGCGTCCAGACGGCCCGCTGGTCTGGTTCCACGCCGCCAGCGTGGGCGAAAGCCTGTCGATCCTGCGCCTGATCCAGCATCTGGGCGAGGCGCATCCGGGTCTGAATTTCCTCATTACTTCCGGCACGGCCACCTCGGCGCAAATCGTCGCGGCGCGGATGCCGTCGCGCTGCCGCCACCAGTTCTCCCCGCTCGACAGCCCCGCTGCGGTGGCGCGGTTTCTGGATCACTGGCGTCCCGATGCCGGTATTTTCGTCGAGAGCGAGCTGTGGCCGAACATGCTGCGCGGCGCAGCGGCGCGGGATATCCCGCTGGCCTTGCTGAATGCGCGCATCTCGGATCGCAGCGCTCGCGGTTGGGCGCGGATCGCCAGCACGGCGCGCTACCTTCTGGGCCATTTTAAAACGGTGCATTGTCAGGATACGCGCACCGCAGATCATCTGCGCACACTTGGGTGCGAGCAGGCGGCAATGGGCGCCAATCTCAAGGCGATGGCCGGGCCGCTGCCGCATGATGCAGCCGCCTTGGACGCGTTGAACGCGCAAATCGGCGCGCGTCCGGTTTGGGCCATGGCCTCGACCCATCCGGGCGAGGACGAGGTAGCGCTGACAGCGCATCGCGCCCTCTTGGCCAAGCATCCGAAAACGCTGCTGATCCTTATCCCCCGCCACCCCGAGCGCGCGGACACCATTGCACGGATGATCGCGCAAAGCGGCCTCAGCCACACCCGGCGCAGCGTCGGCGAGGATATCGGGCCGGATCAGATCTATCTAGCCGACACGCTGGGCGAGATGGGGCTGTGGTATCGCCTTGCGCCGATTGTTTGCCTTGGGGGCTCGTTCGTGCCCGTGGGTGGGCACAACCCTTACGAGCCGGCCCATAGCGGCGCGGCTGTGTTGCACGGGCCGCTCTATGCTAATTTCGCGCAGGCCTACGCCCAGATGGATGCTGCAGGTGCCGCACGGCAGGTGCCGGGTGCGGACGCTTTGGGGACGGCGCTGCTAGCGCTGATTGAGGAACCCGACGATCTGGATGCCATGCAGGCCAATGCCGCGCGGTTTGCCGCAGCGCAGGACGATCGGCTGGCCGATCTGGCAACAGACCTTTGCGCAGCGCTAAAGCTGGGGTAG
- a CDS encoding glycosyltransferase family 4 protein — protein sequence MTELVVTNFNRNFTGVSATAAGVLRAQTLRYDLALAGRALPGCPAPVSVAEARRMSRRAPAGRDFVIWHVRRNTEMRAALWARDVLRLPIRIVFTSAAQRRHSALPRWLISRMDAVIATTQKAAEFVPHVRAVVPHGVDCSVYQPATNRAAAWTATGYPGARGIATIGRIRPEKGTDRFVDAMLRLLPDQPGTTALILGRAGRGDLAFLQGLKNRIAGADLQDRILFPGEIAPQALPALIRSLSAVVQTPRYEGYGMAPLEGMASGVPFVATDAGYYRDFSEGGATGRIVADADEAARALDTLLSDPARHTAMADAARKVAQTRFSVEAEADGIGAVYEALWRGA from the coding sequence TTGACCGAGCTTGTCGTCACCAATTTCAATCGCAACTTTACTGGCGTGTCCGCCACGGCGGCCGGTGTGCTACGCGCGCAAACCTTGCGCTACGATCTGGCACTGGCTGGCCGCGCCCTGCCCGGTTGCCCCGCGCCGGTCAGCGTGGCCGAGGCCCGCCGCATGTCGCGCCGCGCGCCGGCTGGGCGGGATTTCGTCATCTGGCATGTGCGGCGCAACACCGAAATGCGCGCGGCGCTCTGGGCGCGGGACGTGCTGCGCCTGCCGATCCGAATCGTGTTCACGTCTGCCGCTCAGCGCCGCCATTCCGCGCTGCCCCGCTGGCTGATCTCGCGCATGGATGCGGTGATCGCTACCACGCAAAAGGCTGCCGAATTCGTGCCGCATGTGCGCGCTGTGGTCCCGCATGGCGTGGATTGCAGCGTCTATCAGCCCGCAACGAATCGCGCCGCCGCTTGGACCGCCACCGGCTATCCGGGCGCGCGCGGCATCGCCACGATTGGGCGCATCCGGCCTGAGAAGGGCACCGACCGCTTCGTTGATGCCATGCTGCGCCTGCTGCCAGATCAGCCGGGCACAACCGCGCTGATCCTCGGGCGCGCAGGGCGTGGCGATCTTGCGTTTTTACAAGGATTGAAGAACCGGATTGCCGGTGCAGACCTGCAAGATCGCATCCTCTTTCCCGGTGAGATCGCGCCTCAGGCCCTGCCTGCATTGATCCGCAGCCTGTCGGCGGTAGTTCAGACGCCTCGCTACGAAGGATACGGCATGGCTCCGCTGGAGGGGATGGCCAGTGGTGTGCCGTTCGTCGCCACGGATGCCGGATATTACCGCGATTTCAGCGAAGGCGGCGCCACGGGCCGGATCGTCGCCGATGCGGATGAGGCGGCGCGCGCGCTTGACACACTCCTGAGCGATCCCGCGCGTCACACGGCGATGGCCGATGCTGCGCGCAAGGTCGCCCAGACGCGCTTTAGCGTCGAGGCCGAGGCCGACGGAATCGGCGCTGTCTATGAGGCGCTTTGGCGCGGTGCCTAG
- a CDS encoding M20 aminoacylase family protein, translating to MPIKNRFAETHADITAWRRDIHAHPELMFDTHRTSALVAEKLRDFGCDEVVTGMGRTGVVGVIKGRASASGKVVGLRADMDALPIHEATGADHASTVPGAMHACGHDGHTAMLLGAAQYLAETRNFDGTAIVIFQPAEEGGGGAAVMCKDGLMERFGIQEVYGMHNWPGVAAGSFAIRPGAFFASTDEFEIILTGRGGHAAKPHEGVDPIVMSAQLITMFQTISSRNADPTEQLVVSVTSIESSSKALNVIPGSVHLKGTVRTLNNAMRDLAEARLRGICTHLGAAMGGEAELRYQRNYPVMVNHPDQTDFAADVARGVSGDCADAPLVMGGEDFAYMLEERPGAYILLGNGDSAPVHNAEYDFDDAIIPMGCSWWAEIIEQRMPV from the coding sequence ATGCCTATCAAGAACCGCTTTGCTGAAACCCATGCCGACATCACGGCATGGCGGCGCGATATCCACGCTCATCCCGAACTGATGTTCGACACCCACCGCACCAGCGCACTTGTTGCGGAAAAGCTGCGTGACTTTGGTTGCGACGAGGTGGTTACCGGCATGGGGCGCACCGGGGTTGTCGGCGTTATCAAGGGACGCGCGAGCGCATCGGGCAAGGTCGTTGGCCTGCGCGCCGATATGGATGCGCTGCCTATCCACGAGGCGACCGGGGCCGACCATGCCAGCACCGTGCCGGGCGCGATGCACGCCTGTGGCCATGACGGGCACACCGCCATGCTGCTGGGCGCGGCGCAATATCTGGCCGAAACGCGCAATTTCGACGGCACCGCCATCGTCATCTTCCAGCCCGCCGAAGAGGGCGGAGGTGGCGCCGCCGTCATGTGCAAGGACGGCCTGATGGAGCGGTTTGGCATTCAGGAGGTTTATGGCATGCACAATTGGCCGGGCGTGGCTGCGGGCAGCTTTGCGATCCGACCCGGCGCATTCTTTGCCTCGACGGACGAGTTTGAGATCATCCTGACTGGGCGCGGCGGCCATGCGGCCAAGCCACATGAGGGCGTCGATCCCATCGTCATGTCGGCGCAGCTGATCACGATGTTTCAGACGATCTCTAGCCGCAACGCTGACCCGACCGAGCAGTTGGTGGTGTCGGTCACGTCGATCGAATCGTCCTCAAAGGCGCTGAACGTGATCCCGGGCTCGGTCCACCTGAAGGGTACGGTGCGCACGCTGAACAACGCCATGCGCGATCTGGCCGAGGCGCGGTTGCGCGGCATCTGCACGCATCTGGGCGCGGCGATGGGCGGCGAGGCGGAGTTGCGCTATCAGCGCAACTACCCGGTAATGGTGAACCACCCCGATCAGACTGATTTTGCCGCCGATGTCGCGCGCGGCGTTTCTGGCGATTGCGCAGACGCGCCACTGGTGATGGGCGGCGAGGATTTCGCCTACATGCTTGAGGAACGTCCGGGCGCCTACATCCTGCTGGGCAATGGCGACAGCGCCCCAGTCCACAACGCTGAATACGATTTCGATGATGCGATCATCCCTATGGGATGCAGTTGGTGGGCCGAAATCATCGAACAGCGGATGCCGGTCTAG
- the nikE gene encoding ABC transporter ATP-binding protein has translation MPRRVSILPLLDIHDLSLRHAGAVRSAVDGVSFSLMPGEALNVVGPSGAGKSALAAALMGLEPGAQVSGRALWSRRDQSGADGAARDLLVLAPADMRALRGREIAMIYQDPAAALNPVLSTGRQVGESMRAHLGLDARTARARSIALLKRVGMPDPEGCLTAYPHQLSGGLRQRVTIAAALSCGPRLLIADEPTTALDAPLRAGILDLLNDLRRETGLALLMITHDMRAVRRIGGRVAVMDAGRIVEDGPVEDVLHAPRHATTRALIDAARPVPPPQVGGVEQRAPLLQMERVSVRYGRATLAVRSIDLSVAPGETLALVGASGCGKSTLARAAMGLERVAEGNVRLGSEDIAQMSARALHRARARIQMVFQDPVTALDPRRRLGRQVADPLRNYGHPAGVARIAALFAQVGLAPDLMERFAHEVSGGQRQRAAIARALALDPDILVVDEGLSALDSVQAAGILRLLRAEQDRRGLAMLFITHDLHAARAVAHRIAVMDSGRIVETGGAAQILTTPAHPRTRALIAASELDGTPGAAMALQ, from the coding sequence TTGCCGAGGAGAGTTTCGATCCTGCCACTTTTGGACATTCACGATCTGTCGCTGCGCCATGCCGGCGCAGTGCGCAGCGCGGTGGACGGGGTATCGTTTAGCCTGATGCCGGGCGAGGCGCTTAACGTTGTCGGCCCGTCTGGCGCAGGCAAATCGGCGCTTGCTGCTGCACTGATGGGGCTGGAACCGGGCGCGCAGGTCTCGGGCCGCGCGCTTTGGTCCCGGCGGGATCAATCAGGGGCGGACGGCGCGGCGCGCGATTTGCTGGTACTGGCTCCAGCGGACATGCGCGCGCTGCGTGGGCGCGAGATCGCCATGATCTATCAGGACCCGGCGGCGGCGCTAAACCCGGTGCTCAGCACAGGACGGCAAGTAGGCGAGTCGATGCGCGCGCATCTCGGACTGGACGCGCGCACAGCGCGGGCGCGCAGCATCGCCTTGCTAAAGCGTGTCGGGATGCCGGACCCCGAGGGCTGCCTGACGGCCTATCCCCACCAGCTATCTGGGGGGCTGCGCCAGCGGGTGACGATCGCGGCGGCGCTGTCCTGCGGGCCGCGCCTGTTGATCGCGGACGAGCCGACGACGGCGCTGGATGCGCCGCTGCGCGCGGGAATCCTCGATCTGCTAAATGACTTGCGGCGCGAGACCGGGCTGGCGCTGCTGATGATCACGCATGACATGCGCGCAGTGCGGCGCATCGGCGGGCGGGTCGCGGTGATGGACGCGGGCCGCATCGTCGAAGATGGGCCGGTCGAGGATGTGCTGCATGCGCCGCGCCATGCCACAACCCGCGCGCTGATCGACGCCGCGCGGCCGGTGCCACCTCCGCAGGTGGGCGGCGTCGAACAGCGCGCACCACTCTTGCAGATGGAGCGCGTAAGCGTCCGCTACGGGCGCGCAACGCTCGCCGTGCGATCCATCGATCTGTCCGTCGCGCCCGGCGAGACGCTGGCGCTGGTCGGTGCATCGGGCTGTGGCAAATCCACACTCGCCCGCGCCGCGATGGGGCTGGAACGGGTGGCAGAAGGCAATGTGCGCCTTGGTAGTGAGGATATCGCACAGATGTCGGCGCGCGCGCTGCACCGCGCTCGTGCACGTATCCAGATGGTGTTTCAGGACCCGGTGACCGCGCTTGATCCGCGTCGCCGACTTGGTCGTCAGGTTGCGGACCCTCTGCGCAATTATGGCCACCCGGCGGGTGTGGCGCGCATTGCCGCGCTGTTCGCGCAGGTGGGTCTGGCGCCTGATCTGATGGAGCGATTTGCGCATGAGGTATCCGGTGGGCAGCGCCAGCGCGCCGCAATCGCCCGCGCGCTGGCGCTGGACCCGGATATCCTGGTGGTGGACGAAGGGCTGTCGGCGCTCGACTCCGTGCAGGCGGCGGGCATCCTCAGGCTGCTGAGGGCCGAGCAGGACCGGCGCGGCCTTGCCATGCTGTTCATCACGCATGATTTGCATGCCGCTCGCGCCGTGGCGCACCGTATCGCAGTGATGGATTCCGGCCGTATCGTCGAAACTGGAGGCGCTGCGCAAATCCTGACCACGCCCGCCCATCCACGCACCCGCGCGCTGATCGCGGCCAGCGAACTGGACGGCACGCCCGGCGCTGCGATGGCGCTGCAATAG